In Malus sylvestris chromosome 2, drMalSylv7.2, whole genome shotgun sequence, the genomic stretch GAGTTATAAGTAGGGGAGTGATATtcacacatcattttaattttcgaccgtctgatcaaatgaattgaagaagatcaagggATATAAATCAACaaaatgtgtgtgagaagtaaaaaggagtATGTGGATACtgaatagcacacccctataaatatcATCCTCACTTATGGAGACTGGACAAAAATAATTTCTCATCCTCCCAACACTAGCTGTACGCACAAATATTTTTTTCGTActctttttaatttgcaactgACACGTggaatgaatttaaaaaatcaataccaaaaaattaacaaaaatgtataaaaagttaaaaaaaaaaaattaacgaaaagcccgcggtagtgttcattttaacgaaaaactacatttttatactaaaaagtcaatcatgtactatttactttaccctttattttgtccttatcgttaaaattcaaagttttcaaaccattatcattagttttctttaaaaaaaaaaagtgtgtgacTAAAACGGTACAAATATTCCCTCCCAGATTCCATACAGTAAGCAAACaaacacaacacaacaaaatctctctttttttccACACAAACAAACAGAGCAAAACGCAGAGAAGAGCAGAGGAAACGGCAACCATGGGGAGTGATTTCAACGGCAGCTCAGCTTCCTTCGTCAAGATTCCAGCAATAAAGTTTACTCAGCTGTTCATCAATGGAGGTTTCGTCGATTCCGTTTCTGGTTTGTCGCCTTTGATTCCCTTCTTCTCGAAATCTACGAGCTTTCATTTAGTAAAAAGCGTTTCTTTACTGCCCGTTTTCACCATGACTACgtactgtttgtgtttttgcCTCAACCAAATTTACAAACTCTCAAAATTCAAGAACCCATTATTTTTTAAGCTTGTAAATGCCATATCTATaaggatatatacatatacatatgattAAGTGACTCAATGacatttttgcaatttttttgtttttggtttgtgAACACCGATCAAATTTGGAAGGTAAAACATTTGAGACAATAGATCCAAGAACAGGGGAGGCGATAACAAGAGTTGCAGAAGGAGATAAGGAAGATGTTGACTTGGCTGTCAAGGCGGCGCGTGCTGCCTTCGACCATGGCACTTGGCGTCGCTTGCCTGGCGCCGTATGTAACTCTCCAACGCTCTAGTCTTGTAGCTACATTCATTTTTGAACATCGCTCGGTCATTCTGCACATAACTTGGCTtaatattttttgaataaatgATTAGTGTGCAATTGACCCTGAAATCCGTATCGATCAACGTGTTACGAAAGATCTAATTTGTTCACTGGCTTGAATGTAATGTTCAGGAGAGGGGAAGGATAATGATGAAGCTTGCAGACTTAATTGACCAATATTTAGAAGAACTAGCTATCTTGGATACCGTTGATGCCGGGAAGTTGTTCAGCTCTTGCAAGACCATGGACATACCATTTGTAGTAGAAACACTACGTTATTATGCAGGTGCAGCTGACAAAATCCATGGAGAGGTGCTCAAGATGTCGCGCAACCTTCAAGCGTATACATTGCTTGAACCCATTGGTGTTGTGGGGCTCATTGTCCCCTGGAATTTCCCGAGCGCCCTGCTTTTCACAAAGGTCAGCCCTGCCTTAGCTGCTGGTTGTACCATGGTCACCAAACCTGCTGAGCAAACACCTCTATCTGCATTATACTGTGCTCATCTGGCTAAGTTGGTAAGCTCATTCATTCTATgcgtttgtttgtgtttattgcCAAAGTGGCTTGCCGTTGTTGACTCTCTCTTGTAAATTCTTATGAAGGCTGGTGTTCCTGACGGAGTGTTCAATGTCATAACTGGATTTGGAAAGACTGCTGGTGCTGCCATCAGCCATCATATGGACATTGACAAAGTAAATTCTCGTTCTTTTGTTCAAATTTGAATCCTTTATGTGAAAAATTGTTATGCAATTCGATGACAATACTTGAATGCCTTGTTGTGATTTGTAATGTTGACGCTTGTTCTTGATATATTAGGTCAGTTTTACTGGTTCCACCGAGGTAGGGCGTGAAGTAATGCAGGCTGCAGCAAAGAGCAATCTGAAACAAGTTTCACTTGAACTAGGAGGCAAATCACCCCTTGTGATTTTTGATGATGCTGATATAAATATGGCTGCTGATCTTGCTCTCTTGGGAATCCTTTTCAACAAGGTGAAGTTCATAATTTCCgttcaatttaattttaaactaGCGATGACTTGGATCGGTTTATGTAGCAGCTTCTTGTTTATGATTTGGATAGATTTATGTAGCAGCACTGACCACATGTTAGTCATTCGCAATTTCAGGGAGAAATTTGTGTGGCAAGTTCCCGTGTTTATGTTCAAGAAGGGATTTATGATGAATTTGTGAAGAAGTTACAAGAGAAGGTGAAAGATTGGGTAGTCGGGGATCCTTTTGATCCTAGTGTCCATCAAGGACCACAGGTAACTGACTCTACCGCCAGCAACGGAGTTTTATGATTGATCTATGCCCTACAATATGCTCGCAAATCCTGACCTTAGCCCAAATACAACCTACAAATTTGCATCCGTGAGACGTTCACTGGAAATTGCAGGTTGATAAGAAGCAGTTTGATAAAATCCTAACCTACATTGAGCATGGTAAGAATGGAGGAGCCACTTTATTAACAGGGGGCAAGCCTTTGGGGAACAAGGGATATTACATTGAACCTACAATATTCACTGATGTCAAGGTACATTCACAAGCTCCAACTTTAGCAATGCAAATGGAACATCTAATCCATAGGGTTATTTTCGTGTTCTTTTTCGTTATATCATTCTTGTCTCATTGATCTTATGACGATTTTCTCAGGATGACATGCTTATAGCCCAAGATGAAATATTCGGACCAGTAATGGCTTTGATGAAGTTCAAGTAAGTACCAAGTAATCTGATTTCTTTTGTTTGATTCGTGTTCAAGGCTTCAACACAAACATTATTTAAAATTGCACGTTGAAATGTTGCAGGACAATCGAGGAGGCGATACAGAGAGCCAACAACACCAGATACGGCCTAGCAGCAGGGATCATAACCAATGACTTGAATGTGGCCAACACTGTCTCAAGGTCAATTCGTGCAGGCATTATTTGGATCAACTGCTACTTTGAATGCGATCGAGACTGCCCTGGTGGAGGGTATAAGATGAGTGGATTTGGAAGAGAATCTGGTATGCAGGGCCTCTATGAGTATCTCCATACCAAATCTGTTGTCACTCCCATTTATAACTCCCCCTGGCTCTAAGTTACAATATAATCTCACGGCTGCCAGATTGTGACCTTGTATTTGTGCGATAATAATAGTTTCGTTGGAGGGCTAGCTGGCTGGTTGGAAATTGCCTGATTTGGGCCCAGTGGGGCCCACAAGCCCTTAGACTTagttcttggttggagacgattttcgtGTTATTCCGAGCTATTTTTAGCTCTATAGTCTTTTAGTCAGGtcgattggagatgacctaactGCCCAAGACAAGGACTTGTTTGGAATGAGAGCCTACATCGAATTTTTATCGCATAAAAACATTGAATTATAGTTTCGTTGTCAATACGAGCGGAATAGTCAAACTACGAGAGCATTGGTAAATGCCCACTCCTTGTTGGAAATTGGAAGATCCCCGAAGCTGACCCCACCCCATAACTAATCAGACTCATCTGCTAGTGTAATTTTGCTCACCACTTTAGTGTTCCGGAtccattgaaaaatttctcttcTAAAATGATGATGATGCTCATTACTATATTTATTATCATTCGATTATTTAAGTTTTGAGATTTGTATAATAAATAGATTAAATctagagagttttaacgaaaagtccgcagtactgtttactttaacgaaaaatcatatttttacactaaaaagtcaaacctggtactattcactttaccttttattttatttttatcgttaaaactcaaagttttcaagtcattattattagtttttctttaaatcaaattcatCCACAGTAATCGATAGAGTTATAAGTATCATCATCACTTAAGGAGATTgaacaaaaataatttatcaTCCTCAATAATAGCTGTCCACAcaatcatttttacttctcacgtgctcctctcaaattccgactgttagatcgaatgaattaaaaaaaatcaataacaaaaaaatgtatataaaaaagGGATGTGAATAAGACCGTACAAATATTCCCTCTCAGATAGAGACCATACACGAAGCAAGCACAACATAACACAACAAAATAccgttctttgttttttttttccacacaaACAAACAGAGGAAACGGCAGCCATGGGGAGTGATTTCAACGGCAGCTCAGCTTCCTTCGTCAAGATTCCAGCAATAAAGTTTACTCAGCTGTTCATCAATGGAGGTTTCGTCGATTCCGTTTCAGGTTAGTCGCCATTGTTTCCCTTCTTCTAGCAATCTACGAGCTTCCATTTAGTAAAAAGCGTTCCTTACTGCCCGTTTTCACCGTGACTACgtactgtttgtgtttttgcctcaaccaaatttgcaaactctCAAAATTCAAGAACCCATTATTTTTTAAGCTTGTAAATGCCATATATATgaagatatatacatatatacatatgattAAGTGACTCACTGatatttttgcaatttttttgtttttggtttgtgAACCCCGATCAAATTTGGAAGGCAAAACATTTGAGACAATAGATCCAAGAACAGGGGAGGTGATAACAAGAGTTGCAGAAGGAGATAAGGAAGATGTTGACTTGGCTGTCAAGGCGGCGCGTGCTGCCTTCGACCATGGCACTTGGCCTCGCTTGCCTGGCGCCGTATGTAACTCTCCAACACTCTACTCTTGTAATTCATTTTTGAACATCACTCGGTCATTCTTACTTACCTGTAAATCACATCTTGATACGTATGCAAGACATTTTGATACGCGGACTAATAATGGTCTTTAATAATTTTCTAATAATAATTTTCATAGCTATCTTTGGTGTACTATTTGATAAGATTATTCCGTTGACTTAAGTGTAAGTAAATTTTTTAAGGTCAAACTCAAGTACTTCACTCACGAAAACTTAAATTATGTATGACAACAAAAAGTTAATCATAAAATACAATCCAAAATCCAGATATGAAAAGGatggaaaattttgaaaggGTCAGTTCCCAACGGAGCCAGTATTATAGCTTGTTGACATTTTAGTACTAATTCAACTTAGTGTGGAATTAACCCTGAAATCCGTATCAATCAATGTGTTACAAAAGGTCTAATTTGTTTACTGCCTTGAATGTAATTATGCTCAGGGGAGGGGAAGGATAATGATGAAGTTTGCAGACTTAATTGACCAACATGTAGAAGAACTAGCTACCTTGGATACCATTGACGCTGGGAAGTTGTTCAGTTTTGGCAAGACCAGAGACATACCGCAGGTAGCAGAAATGGTACGTTATTATGCAGGTGCGGCTGACAAAATCCATGGAGAGGTGCTCAAAATGTCACGCGACCTTCAAGCATATACGTTGCTTGAACCCATTGGTGTTGTGGGGCTCATTGTTCCCTGGAATTTCCCGAGCACCCTGCTTTTCGCAAAGGTCAGCCCTGCGTTAGCTGCTGGTTGCACCATGGTCATCAAACCTGCTGAGCAAACACCTCTATCAGCATTATACTATGCTCATCTGGCTAAGTTGGTAAGCTCATTCATTCTCTgcgtttgtttgtgtttattgcCAATATGATTGGCGTTGTTGACTTTCTCTTGTAAATTCTTATGAAGGCTGGTGTTCCTGACGGAGTGTTCAATGTCATAACTGGATTCGGAAAGACTGCTGGTGCTGCCATCAGCCATCATATGGACATTGACAAAGTAAATTCTTGTTCTTTCGTTCATATGTTGTATACTTTATGTGAACAATTGTTACGAAATTCGATGACAATACTTCAATGTCTTGCTGTGATTTGTAATGTTGACGCTTGTTCTTGATATATTAGGTCAGTTTTACTGGTTCCACCGAGGTAGGCCGTGAAGTAATGCAGGCTGCAGCAAAGAGCAATCTGAAACAAGTTTCGCTTGAACTAGGAGGCAAATCACCCCTTGTGATTTTTGATGATGCTGATATAAATATGGCTGCTGATCTTGCTCTCTTGGGAATCCTTTTCAACAAGGTGAAGTTCgtaatttccattcaatttagttttaaacTAGCACCTTGTTTATGACTTGGATAGATTTATGTAGCAGCACTGAGCATGTGTTAATCATTGCATTTTCAGGGAGAAATTTGTGTGGCAAGTTCCCGTGTTTATGTTCAAGAAGGGATTTATGATGAATTTGTGAAGAAGTTACAAGAGAAGGCAAAAGATTGGGTAGTCGGGGATCCTTTTGACCCTAATGTTCGTCAAGGACCACAGGTAACTGACTCTACAGACAAAGTTTTATGATTCATCTATGCCCGACAATATGCTCGCGAATTGCTGTGCTTGTCCAAATACAACCTACAAATTCGTATCTGTGAAGTTCACTGAAAATTGCAGGTTGATAAGAAGCAGTTTGATAAAATCCTAACCTACATTGAGCATGGGAAGAATGAAGGAGCCACTTTATTAACTGGAGGCAAGCCCTTGGGGAACAAGGGATATTACATTGAGCCTACAATTTTCACTGATGTCAAGGTACTTTCACAAATTCGAACTCTATCAATGCAAATGGAACATCAAATCCATATGACTATTTTCACGTTCTTTTTCGTTATATCATTCTCATCTCATTAATCTTATGACGATTTTCTCAGGATGATATGCTCATAGCCCAAGATGAAATATTTGGACCCGTAATGGCGCTGATGAAGTTCAAGTAAGTAGGACAAGTCTGATTTCTTTTGTTTGATCcgccttcaaggcatcaaaacGAACATTGCTTAAAATCATGGCGTGTGAAAATGTTGTAGGACAATCGAGGAGGCAATACAGAGAGCCAACAACACCAGATACGGCCTAGCAGCAGGGATCATAACCAAGGACTTGAATGTGGCCAACACCGTCTCAAGGTCAATTCGTGCAGGCATTATTTGGATCAACTGCTACTTTGCATTCGATCGAGACTGCCCTTACGGAGGGTATAAGATGAGTGGATTTGGAAGAGACTTTGGTATGCAGGCCCTCTATAAATATCTCCATACCAAATCTGTTGTCACTCCCATTTATAACTCCCCCTGGCTCTAAGTTATGATAGAATCTTACGGCTGCCAGATTGTGACCTTGTATTTGTGCAATAATAAAACACCTATTTTTGGGTGAGAAGTTTCCAATTGTATCAGGTAATCATATGAAAAATATACAGAAGTTTGAGCTTGACATATAGCTCTTCACCCTAACACCCCCCTCCCCCCAACATGTCCAACTTCCTTACCATCAAACTCGATCACACAATGTGCCACTATGGCAGGTGCAGACTCTAGCAGTATCAGTGAGATTGCCTTCGTCATCCTTTAGCTATTAATTCAGGACATGACCATAGCATCATGTTGAATCCAAGCCCCAAAGCCAGCTAACAGTATCAGATAGATTGCCTTCGTCATCCTTAAGCTATGAAATATGGATATGGATACGGGAACGGCGATATGACACGATACGACATAGCGATACGGCAAATCTCTAGAAATTAAGATACGATACGCTATAGATACGACAAATAAAAATGTATATAGCAACAAAAATAtacatttaaaacataatttatCATTCAAATTCAAGTACATTTGAGTCGTTAGAGAAGAAAATTTCGAAATCTAATCCTCTTTAAACTATAGAAGAAGTGTGAGTCATATTCatggttttaattagagggaagCTCTTTGTATTCAGCAACTTTTAATTATGTCTCCTattaattttctcctcctcgttACCATTTTTGAAAGTGTAAATGTATCATAAAGCTAGATATGTGTATCCTAAATGTAGGATACGCGTATCCATCATGTCAAATTCGTGTCCACCAACCAGGATACGTGACGGATGAGTATCTGAAAATATCGAATAAGTATTCGATCAAGTATCGGATACGGGACACGGGACCATGCATCACAGTCCTTAAGTAAGGCTTGGGGACGCTTGCTGATTCCATCGAAAAAGAGGACGAGATTCCTGCTACGAAGCAAAAGGGAAGCATCTGTGCCTGCTTTAGTGGGTAATTGGTGCGGTCGAGTGAGACTTCTAGCTCATAGAAGAATGCAAACTCTTCCTCAGAATTCATACAAAAATCCCACACAACCCGAATAATCCACCCCAAATTGCTAATTGGTAGCATAAATTAATGAGTTCATAAGATCAATTTTATGAAATTGGGGAAATTCGGGGCCAGAAATTGTTGATCAGATCAAACGGTAACaacaaaaaccataatattaaaggaaaactaataaaaatgatttcaaaattttgagatttaacgataagaacaaaataaagggtaaagtaaatagtaccatgattgattttttaatgtaaaaatataatttgtcgttaaagtgaatagtattgaGAATTTTTGTTCCGTAATATTATGCCATCGAAAACATCAAATTCCATTAATTTCATGAAATCCATTGGCGGGTTTAGCCTACTACATATCTTTTGCATCTTTGTACATACCTAACGGTTTTGATCACCGCACCCAGATCTTAACTCTCGGCACCACCCCAAACAAACCCATATACTCACGCACCCATGCAACAGACAACATTATTTTCCTGACACAAACCAACACTACAACGCCGTTGTTTTAACATTCAACGAAGAGGACTTCTTCTATTTCCCAACTTTGCCCCTGAGCTTGACTCCCAGAACCCTCTCCATCTTCGCCAGCACCGCCTGGTTCGGCACCGCCTTCCCGTTCTCGTACTCCTGCACCACCTGTTGCCGCTCGTTCATCCGCTTCGCAAGCTCCGCCtggctcatcttcttctccagcCGCGCCTTCTGTATCGCCTGTCGCACCTCCGTCGAGACCCGCTCCAGCGCCGCCGGCTCGGCCGCCTCATCGAGCTTCTTAACGCTGACCACCGGCGCCGCCTTCTTGTTCGAGCCCCCGTCGAATTTCTTGATGGTCTGGACCGGCTCGCCCGACCGCATCGCCTGGTTCACCACCTTCGGGTCGCGGAGGGCACGGGCAATATTGGGCTTCTTCTGGAGGAGCACCACCTCCCAGTCCTGGCCTATGACTCTTAGTTTTCGGCTCGGCATCGTCggaaatctagagagagagagattttttaagGTTTACCGGATTTTTGTATCGTGGTTTTTAATGGAGAAGATGATCGGGGACGGTGAAGTTTGGTGCCCAATATATAGTGGGGCGAGAATCTGGAAAGTGAAGTTTGGTGCGCAATTTACAGTGGGGGCGAGAATCTGGAAAGTTAGGTTCTTTTTTGGATAGTTTTATCTACGGAAAATGAAAATTCGCGGGGGCGGTTAAAGTGTAACCGGTTTTTCTTATCCGGTTGTCCTTCCCCGCGTAACGTTCCGTTGCTTGAAAACGTGGCTGTGTGCTATTGGTGCTTGGGTGGAAGGTTTCTTACTTCGTCGTATGAGAGAGGAGTCCATTACTTAACAAGTATGTgtcgtttttcttttctttttttttttaaaaaaaaaaaaagggaccaacTAGTAGCTTCGCTACTGCAGTTACATGCCCGATCCAGATATCCTCCAAACATtagggtaggcacgtgctggccgacattCGAGGACGACGAAGTCATATTAACATGCATGTAAGTTATGAAGAAAGAACGAACGTAAATAAAACATGTAAAATTaactataatgaatatgcaaatGTAGGAACGTATTTAGAACATACTACTAATCAAGAATAGTGTAGAAGGAATATTATGAAAAGGTACAAACAAATGAATggatcctacaccgagaggactcgaagatactAATGCGAGAGTGTCTTGACGCTGGGATTGTACGTCTCGATTCTAagtgaagggggcgcaaaacaaagcatgagtggaccaagtttatatataagtaatactaaaATCAACTACTCTTCAAACTTACTAACCCCTAGTTTTAGAAACTCATATAGCATAATAAAtgataggttttccgaaaatcCTAGCATGTCGTaaaaaacttcataaaacatatatcgtatCTAGTGTGCTTAGTAGTGGTATCACAATCGCCCAAATGCCCTACATCGCACGCTCGAAGGCATCTATATCTTCTGCCTAAAGGCATATATAAATGTTCCGCCCGAAGGCATATATAAATGAATATCCACTAAGTCAGCATAAAAAATCATgaacataatctttccaaaatatatttcattagagctcaatagctcaaacatcatatcataaaaTCATATTCATAAATATCTCAGTAACGTAAATTcgataaagcatgatatttTATAAAACATAAATTCGATAACTTATAAACGTTTCATAATACATAGTCATAAAATCATagttttcatgtatgcatttttagtaattaaatcatgcattttggaaggggtccactcactgATACTCCGTCACTGAAGAGCCATTTGAACAAGGGAGAACGAAATCGCCACTAATAAAAGcgcctaagcacataaagggaccAATTAGTAAAAACCTgctaaaatgattgaatttgggaaaacggagcGCGGAAGGGCGTCGAAATACCCTAAGAAGAGTCCCGGGCAAATTTCGTAAAAGTCAACGAAAAGTCAACAAGAATATTTCAGAGAGTATTCCAAAGAATATTCCATTGGGTTCGGATTGGGTCAGATCTGGGTTCAAGGTAGTTAGGTCAGGTCGACCCGGTTTTAGGCTATGGATAAGCCGAAAACTAGGCAGGGGTTCTTGAGCTCCATTCGAgctcatttcttcaccattttcgaCCAAAGAGCTATGAAAATGAAGCTTGGAATGAGGAGAAGAGGTTCGTACCAATTTAGAGCTGGGTTGTAGCTGGAGTTGGCTAGAAAATGGCCTGCAACTCACTGCATCCTTCGTCGAAAATTGGGCTCGTTACCCCGAGCTATTTCTGCGTCTAACATGCGAAAACAACGGCCCCAAACTTTATTAACGGAGGCAAGACTTTGGGGTACAAGGGATATTACATTGAGCCTACAATATTCATTGATGTCAAGGTACGTTCACAAATTCAACTCTATCAATACAAATGGAACATCAAATCCATAccacttgttgatgcacaaaatccgaAGGATCTTagaccaacgtaaatccggccgAGTTATGagggtgagggggagtcctttttttataaaataagggctccctCCCCTTTTACATTTGTCATGGGCTTAGGAGTGAGGCCCAAAGACAAGGCCCAATATATATTACCAACAAGAGTCcatcaagtcttcagtcaagagagtcttttggctggagacttcaaatccaatccatgtacggGCCGAAGTGGTTAAATGTCTTGAACCAGTACTCAACCCAaggcaatgctcaacataaagtaatactcggctagaggtatcacacattacgagactgctcggctggaggcgatgctcgttgcgaggctgctcggctagaaGCTATGCTCGCGGCAAGATGGTTGCTCGGCTAGAGGCGATGCTctttgcgaggctgctcggctagagaCTATGCTCGCTGCGAGGCGGCTCGGCTCGTGGtattcctcattgcaagtatctactttatgtcGACATGCACTCAGTATGAGTTTATTCTTAACATGACTCAGGTCCGCTTGTCAGGTTCGCATATTGGATTCTTTTAATCATCAATAATGTTGATCAATGGATCTAGTTGCTTAATAATTCttgacaataaatgacagtataagtgTGACTgtataaatcaaattgacaaagtttgtcaaggcaaaGTATTGTACTGTATGCCTTAtgtgaataaatgatttattctgttgtgtgataaatgacatgttacataaatcaacaatatattaggtattgcctaaatgtgtgtgtgtgtatatatatatatatatatatatatatatatatataatcatgaataaatgatttattcaattgtttgataaatgacatgttgcataaatcaataatgttgatgcacaaaatcaatgaggactttggtacaacaaaaagtgttaagtttgtgaccttagctagattgctccggtcattagtgtggataagtatgtaaatggatagagacagggaagcaaacacaagatgtacgtggttcacctagattggctacgtccacggagtagagaagttctcattaattgtgaagggtttacacaagtacataggttcaagctctcattttgtgagtactagtgaatgatttagtacaaatgacattcggaaatattgtgggagaatgatctccttttatagaagagagtttctagctttgttttgacattgacacatgtcgtgttgtgattggcttctgatgttgaca encodes the following:
- the LOC126594728 gene encoding aldehyde dehydrogenase family 2 member C4-like, which codes for MGSDFNGSSASFVKIPAIKFTQLFINGGFVDSVSGKTFETIDPRTGEAITRVAEGDKEDVDLAVKAARAAFDHGTWRRLPGAERGRIMMKLADLIDQYLEELAILDTVDAGKLFSSCKTMDIPFVVETLRYYAGAADKIHGEVLKMSRNLQAYTLLEPIGVVGLIVPWNFPSALLFTKVSPALAAGCTMVTKPAEQTPLSALYCAHLAKLAGVPDGVFNVITGFGKTAGAAISHHMDIDKVSFTGSTEVGREVMQAAAKSNLKQVSLELGGKSPLVIFDDADINMAADLALLGILFNKGEICVASSRVYVQEGIYDEFVKKLQEKVKDWVVGDPFDPSVHQGPQVDKKQFDKILTYIEHGKNGGATLLTGGKPLGNKGYYIEPTIFTDVKDDMLIAQDEIFGPVMALMKFKTIEEAIQRANNTRYGLAAGIITNDLNVANTVSRSIRAGIIWINCYFECDRDCPGGGYKMSGFGRESGMQGLYEYLHTKSVVTPIYNSPWL
- the LOC126594702 gene encoding aldehyde dehydrogenase family 2 member C4-like isoform X1 — encoded protein: MGSDFNGSSASFVKIPAIKFTQLFINGGFVDSVSGKTFETIDPRTGEVITRVAEGDKEDVDLAVKAARAAFDHGTWPRLPGAGRGRIMMKFADLIDQHVEELATLDTIDAGKLFSFGKTRDIPQVAEMVRYYAGAADKIHGEVLKMSRDLQAYTLLEPIGVVGLIVPWNFPSTLLFAKVSPALAAGCTMVIKPAEQTPLSALYYAHLAKLAGVPDGVFNVITGFGKTAGAAISHHMDIDKVSFTGSTEVGREVMQAAAKSNLKQVSLELGGKSPLVIFDDADINMAADLALLGILFNKGEICVASSRVYVQEGIYDEFVKKLQEKAKDWVVGDPFDPNVRQGPQVDKKQFDKILTYIEHGKNEGATLLTGGKPLGNKGYYIEPTIFTDVKDDMLIAQDEIFGPVMALMKFKTIEEAIQRANNTRYGLAAGIITKDLNVANTVSRSIRAGIIWINCYFAFDRDCPYGGYKMSGFGRDFGMQALYKYLHTKSVVTPIYNSPWL
- the LOC126594702 gene encoding aldehyde dehydrogenase family 2 member C4-like isoform X2, which encodes MGSDFNGSSASFVKIPAIKFTQLFINGGFVDSVSGKTFETIDPRTGEVITRVAEGDKEDVDLAVKAARAAFDHGTWPRLPGAGRGRIMMKFADLIDQHVEELATLDTIDAGKLFSFGKTRDIPQVAEMVRYYAGAADKIHGEVLKMSRDLQAYTLLEPIGVVGLIVPWNFPSTLLFAKVSPALAAGCTMVIKPAEQTPLSALYYAHLAKLAGVPDGVFNVITGFGKTAGAAISHHMDIDKVSFTGSTEVGREVMQAAAKSNLKQVSLELGGKSPLVIFDDADINMAADLALLGILFNKGEICVASSRVYVQEGIYDEFVKKLQEKAKDWVVGDPFDPNVRQGPQVDKKQFDKILTYIEHGKNEGATLLTGGKPLGNKGYYIEPTIFTDVKDDMLIAQDEIFGPVTALMKFKTIEEAIQRANNTRYGLAAGIITKDLNAANTVSRSIRAGIIWINCYFAFDRDCPYGGYKMSGFARDFGMQAL
- the LOC126594773 gene encoding multiprotein-bridging factor 1c-like — protein: MPSRKLRVIGQDWEVVLLQKKPNIARALRDPKVVNQAMRSGEPVQTIKKFDGGSNKKAAPVVSVKKLDEAAEPAALERVSTEVRQAIQKARLEKKMSQAELAKRMNERQQVVQEYENGKAVPNQAVLAKMERVLGVKLRGKVGK